Within Triticum dicoccoides isolate Atlit2015 ecotype Zavitan chromosome 1B, WEW_v2.0, whole genome shotgun sequence, the genomic segment AAAGTCACGGCTAGTTTATTACCTTTGGGAGACCCTCTCCTCCTCTTTGTCACACTGCTTGTAGGAGGTGATGCTCTATCCCTTTCGACAGCTTTTTTGAGGAGTCTCAACCTTGGTGACCCTCGAGCAGTCATCATAGTGACTTCTGAACAATATTCATGACATGAACAATAGAAAAAAAACATAAACTTCTACACTATACTTATTACTACTACACTACAAATGACAAGTTATGCATGTCGATAATCAGCCCACATTTGATGAGCAATGGCATCTCTAAGGTTGTCGCCTTCATGGTTGATTTGATGATTTTGAGGAATATCACCGTCAGGAAGATCAACAAAATTCATGACAGGTATATTGTTTGGTTGGTTATCTAACCAACGCTCATCTCCTTTTTCAGATCGGATGATGTTATGTAAGATTGCCGCCGCTGCTGGTAGCTTGACTTGGTTCTCTATTCGATGATGCGTGCCCACTTTTAGGATTGGGAACCGCTTCTTCAAGATTCCTAATCCCTGTTCGATGTGATTTCGTAACACGGCATGACGGAGATTGAATAGCTCCCTGTGATTTTGGGGTCGACGGCGACCGCGTGCAAACTCCTTCAGATGGTACCGAACACCACGATACGGTGCCAAGAAGTAAGGTGTGTTGGCATAACCACCATCAACCAGATAAAACTTGCCCGGAGGTACATGAAATCCACTATTAAGTGCTGACCGGAGAACTTTAGCATCGGTAGCAGATCCCTCCCAGCCACAAGAAATGAAGGTGAAGTTCAGGTCGAAGTCGCACACGACCATAACATTATGGCTTAGGGTCCCTTTCCTATTTCTGAATGGTGCGGCTTTTTCTCCTGAAATTGTTATGGGAACATGTGTCCCATCAATTGCCCCAATGCAGTTCTGCAACGAAATACTATAACATGAAGAGTAAGTTATCGATGTGGATCAAAGTTGGCGAAGCAAAAACCTGAAAATAAGGAAAGAATCTCATGTCCGACTGAATCTTCGGATGCACTTGACTGGGATTTGGAGGCTTCAAAAAATGCTTGGAGAGAATAGGGATGATGTCAAAGAAATTCTTCATTTGCCAATGGAAAGTATCCCCGCTGTGACCAAACCGAACTTGAAGGTCTTCAAATGAAGAATTATGGGATAACATCCACAGAAATGATGCTAGTTTCTCTTCGACTTTAATTCTGGTATCTTTCACCAACTTCTCCCTTCGAAGATAATTAGCCAAAGATTTGAAGATACGCGGCTCCATCCTAAATGCTACCCGATAGTTTTTGACGTGCCCTTCGAGTAACTCCTTAACAAACATCTCGCCTGTTAGCGATGATGTATGACGCGGAATCCTCCGCTCCCTAAGAGCAACTCCATCGGTCTCTATCAAATGTAGTGCAGGGAAAACAAATAACATCATttcgtcatcctcctcctccctcttcctaACACGATCCCTCATTTCAGGATCCATTCCAAGTCTAAAGAAGAAAAATGTGGCTAGTTATTACTACTACACCAAATCAGTAAGAGTGCAAGTTCTACAAACAAACAGTTTACCAAAAAAACAACTGCAGTAAGAGCAAAAATTCTTCAACAACTACAATGTCTAGTAATGTAAGATATTAACATAGCTCTCAGCTTACCAAAAAAACAGTTTGTAACACAGATTTATCGACCAAGCAATAATAACCAACAGTACATGAATAAGGAGAAGATTAAAACAAGAGGATTAATCTACCTTGTCCTTCACGATGCTGCCCAATTCAGGGTCTTGCTGCAGCTGTGAGGCGGCGAAGCTAGCTTATATCTGGCATCATCAAAATATCTGGCATTGGAACATCATCTAACAAAAAGGACAACACTAGAAAAAAGGACAACTGCAATGTGTACCAATGAAGAACAGATGATGATCACACACCATGAAGAGAACAATTATATAATCTACCAATGATCATACCCGAAGTAATTATATAATCTACCAATGATCATACCCGAAGTATCTTTTGTTTGGACATAAAAAATCTTTGGAAGTATGTGCTCTGCTGCTAACAGAGATTAGGTTCACATACTACATTTTGGGACGAACATCATACTGTACTATCAGCAGCCAGCAACAAAAACAACATGCATTGTTGTTCCTCCAGATTAGATAGTCCTTCTTTATACCAAGAGATAGACTAACAATTATACTACTACTACAATAATTATGTCGAGAAAAATAAAACAAATCCAAATTACTAACACCAAATTGTACTGCTGACTCCAGTACAGAGTAACCTGCTGACTCCATTTACTAACACAAAATTGTACTGCTGACTCCAGTACAAATTACTAACAACGGGAAGACAGATCTTGACGACCACATTCGGGAAGACAAATTATGAAATAACAATTGATGCTAGTTCCTAGGAAACCCCAAGAAAAGTCTCGACCTTGACGACCACATTCCGGAAGACagatcaatatttgtctaggttttcaCGGAGGGGGCAAATCAGTGCTGCTANNNNNNNNNNNNNNNNNNNNNNNNNNNNNNNNNNNNNNNNNNNNNNNNNNNNNNNNNNNNNNNNNNNNNNNNNNNNNNNNNNNNNNNNNNNNNNNNNNNNNNNNNNNNNNNNNNNNNNNNNNNNNNNNNNNNNNNNNNNNNNNNNNNNNNNNNNNNNNNNNNNNNNNNNNNNNNNNNNNNNNNNNNNNNNNNNNNNNNNNNNNNNNNNNNNNNNNNNNNNNNNNNNNNNNNNNNNNNNNNNNNNNNNNNNNNNNNNNNNNNNNNNNNNNNNNNNAGAGAGAGAACTAACCAGAGATCTCCTCGCCTGCAGCAACCACTTCTCCGGAGCTAGGGTTCCGGCCGCGGGCCCGTGGCAAGGGGGTGGCAGGGGAGATGGGACAATCAGAGGCTAGGGTTCCGGCGGGCTTCGTGGCAGGTCGTCGAAGTAGGAGGGCACGCTCCTCCTCCGGGTAGGTTGCGCCGCCGCCGTCCACTCGTCCCCGCCGCCTCCTTGCCGCCGCTTCTGTCGCTCGGGAGAGATGAGACGAGCGCCTCGCTCGGGGATTTCTTCCACGGGGTGCTAGTGGATGATTTTTTCCGCGTGGGTTTGGAGAGGTTTGGGCCGGGGAAATACAACGCGGGGCTTAACCGAACGAGAAAAACTGGATGGGCCGGGTTTATTCCCCGGCGGGGGTAATCCCTGCGGACCCGCGTGGATTGGACCCAAAACTTCGCCGGGCTGGGCGTAACCGAACAAGGCCTTAAAGAGAATCATTTGTTTTTACAGTGAAGTAATCAAACAAACCAAAATTTTGTAGGATTCGTATGGTCAGGACATTGATCACCTTCTGCCCGTACTTACGCCTGTCTAGCGGCTGCCCGACCCGGTTGACTCCCCGCAGAGTGGCCAGTTGTCATCCTACGAACATGTGGCCAAATGTGTGCCAAAATGTCGTTGACTCTTGCAAAACAACGCGAATACAGGTGAGAAAATTCAAACTTGTGTTAAAATTAATATGATGATTACAACAAATTTTTACTGAAAATAAAAGGCAGTCAGACTGCCAGGAAAAAAAACTTCAATGGACTACTGTACTTTCTTATTATTCCCTATGCTGCTACTAATCTTTTCTAAGCCCCTTGTGCAAAGGTGTTAAATGGAGGCCATGTTTTGGCAGTCACGTCCATGTCCGGGCCTCCAAAAAAAATGAACAAACCTGACCCGAGACCTATGCACACACAGTCCAAAAAAGGATAAAAATGAACAAGAATCCTACTCCTTGATTTCGATGGGTGGCGTTGAGAATTCCCCGGTCAGAACATCACCGAGTGGCCGAAGAACATGTCGTCCCTCGGCTCGTCCTTGGTCCTCGAGGCGTCGTAGTACATCGCTTCGCTCTGCTGCTGCTGTGGTTGCTGCTGCTGATCCTGCATGCTCGCGTACGAGTACGACGGGTTGCCGAACCCGGACAGCGCGAACCCGCTCATCCCCGCGGGCGCGCCGCCGTCGTCGAGGCCGCCGAACCCGTCGGGGCGAAGACTGGAATAGCCGCCGGCGCCCTGCAGGTAGCTCGCGGCCGGCTGCAGCGTCGCGGCGCGGTACCGCGCTGCTGCGGCGGCGCTCCCGCGCGCGGCGGGCACGTCGTGGTTGTGCTTGCCCTCGTAGGTGGTGACCACGGCGCGCAGGTCCTGCGACGCGCGCTCCACGTGCTTCCGCACCGGGCAGTTGGGCGTCGTGCACTTGTAGTAGCTCCTGccgagaagagaaaggcaaaggCGTGCATGTCAGCTCACACGTGTCCAACATTCGTGCTTCATCTCAAGAAGTTCAGTAAACCATCAGCTCGAACGTACCTCGGGTTCGGGTTGCCCTTGACCACCTTCTGCCCGTACTTGCGCCACCGGTAGCCGTCGTCGAGGATGTCGATGTCGCTCATCGTCTGGACGACGACCCTTGGCTCCCGCACAGTCCGGTTACCGACGGCCAtaaccgtcgcctcgccgtcgctccTCCATCTCTTGCAATCAGCCTCCTCGTCGTCGAACTGATCGTCACCGCCGCCGACGGCTCCGGCCAGCCTTGAGCTCACGCCGTTCGTCTCGTCGTCCCCGTAGGACGCCGACGAGTTCTCGGGCGTGCAGGAgagcgcgtcgctcgacgcgtcgtTGGCCCCGTGGCACTGCAGAGCGTACGACGACGACACCGCCGAGCCGGAGCCCCGGCGCGGGTTCTGCGGCTTGGGGTGGTTGTGCGTGCCCTTGTACACGATCTCGGTGACCTGGCCGTCGGGCGCCTGCTCCACCTTCTTCTTGGTGGGGCAGCCGGCGAAGGAGCACTTGTAGTAGCTGCGCGGGTTCTCGCTCCCCTTCATCTGCTTCTGCCCGTACTTGCGCCAGTTGTAGCCGTCGTCCGACGACGGCCGCCGGCTCTGCACGCGGTACCCGGCCGTCCCCGAAGACACCGGGACGCTGTAGGCGCCGTTCCCGAGCACGTCAGGCGCCGTCGTCGCCATGATGGTGGACGTCGTCGGCGGCTCGAATTGCGTGGTGAACTCCGCCGGCCTCGTGCCCCCGTTCATGCCCGTGTCTTGGTAGCTCCAcggttgctgttgctgctgctcgtATGAGTCTCCCACCTACAGTAGAACAATACATTAGAGATCATGTAGTACAAGTGCATGGGCACAATTGGTACAATGGTTTTGACTTGAGCTTAGAGTGTGACAGCGCTGACTACAGTGTTTTAATTTCCAAATAATATTAAGAGATAATGCGTGTGTGCATTTCTTTGACATGACAAGCATAAAGGCATGTGAAGACNNNNNNNNNNNNNNNNNNNNNNNNNNNNNNNNNNNNNNNNNNNNNNNNNNNNNNNNNNNNNNNNNNNNNNNNNNNNNNNNNNNNNNNNNNNNNNNNNNNNNNNNNNNNNNNNNNNNNNNNNNNNNNNNNNNNNNNNNNNNNNNNNNNNNNNNNNNNNNNNNNNNNNNNNAGTGTGGCAAACGCTGAGCGGGCCTCAATATTCTGAGTAGGCTTTTTTTTTTGAGCAAGGAGTAGGCTTAAATTATGTGGGGTAGAAATACCAAGAAAATATTATGAGTGGGCCTGAATATTCTAAACCAGAAGCCCGGGTCGTCTATCTATCAGTCAACTGTCAAAATGTCAGTGATCATGCTGGGTCTTTCAAAAAACTGTCAAAATGTCGTTCTCTTAACGAGTGACTTTGCATGCAGTTGATCATTGAGTCTTACCAGTTGAGCCATGGGCATGGACGACTGCAGGAAGGAGGACGCGGTCGCGGTGGCCGCCGGCAGCGGCGCCGTCGTCTGGAACGTGAAGCCGGAGTACTGCCGCTGCTCGTCCTGGCTGGCGCTTCCCTGCAGGCCGTCGTTCGGCGTCCCCATCCAGTTGAACTGATGCGAGGGGAACGCGCCCGTCGTCGGCGATGCGAATAGCTGAAACAAGCACACCCACATCTGTCAGCTTCCATGTTTGGAATAAGCCACTTGCACCGTTGCACTGCACGCATGCGCGGCACGGCCGGAGGGATGATTACGATAAACTGCTCGATCGGTGCTTACGCTGGGGGTAAGGAGGACCGGCGAGTCGAGGAACCCGGAGGACATGTTGAAGTAGGACGACGGGGACGCCGGCGGGAAGGAGGAGGGCGGCGTCATGGCCATGGGTAACGacagccttgatccacctctgccGCCAGCAGAGAACGAGGTGTTCGCGAAGGCGAGCGCGACAGGTCCCGAGTTGGCCAGCGCAGCAccggagctagctagctagcttgcagCCGTCGAGGTCACCGGTGGCGAGGGAGACGGCCGGAGAGGAAGAAGGGAGCAAAGAGCGCGCGCAGCTGGGAATGGGATCGATCGACGGTGATGAGATGACTCTCCGGACACGACCGGTTGAGGCCTATATAGAGGTTTGAATATTTGACCGTTGACCGGTCAAAGCAATGCTTCTTTGACTGGCGGCTACGACCAGCACATTGGTTAGAAAGATACACACCAATGGGAGTGCGCGCTGTCGCTGATGTGGCGGGTGGTGGGGCTTCTTTGGAGGGGGCTGTGCGGAGGCGGGTACAGTTTTGGGTGGGCGGAGGGAGTGACGGCCGTGGATCGTTTGTCTGACTACTTCTTGTCGACTGGGATCATGGCCAAGGACCAACCACAATGCGCTCATTGGGTTAGTTATTATATATAAATTAAAATTAAGCCATATCAGTGCAGTGGCTTTGCGGCGACTGGGAGACTTGCCTTGCGAGCGTTAATTAAAGCTTGTTTTGCGGGGAGTTAATCAAGTTTTGTTAAACAAAACTATCAAAAATGTTTAGTGAAATGAACTCTTGCCGCTACAAAACAAAACATTAAAAGATGTTGGCTCATTCTCGAATTTTGGATCTCCCGCTTACAAATTAAAATGTAGTCTCCAAAATTAATGTCTTCCGGACACCGATACTTCCTGAATTTGTCGTCGGGACGGATTCAACGTAGCTCCAGAGTAGATTCCTTTGTTTTTGAGGTACAAG encodes:
- the LOC119348674 gene encoding WRKY transcription factor WRKY24-like, with protein sequence MAMTPPSSFPPASPSSYFNMSSGFLDSPVLLTPSLFASPTTGAFPSHQFNWMGTPNDGLQGSASQDEQRQYSGFTFQTTAPLPAATATASSFLQSSMPMAQLVGDSYEQQQQQPWSYQDTGMNGGTRPAEFTTQFEPPTTSTIMATTAPDVLGNGAYSVPVSSGTAGYRVQSRRPSSDDGYNWRKYGQKQMKGSENPRSYYKCSFAGCPTKKKVEQAPDGQVTEIVYKGTHNHPKPQNPRRGSGSAVSSSYALQCHGANDASSDALSCTPENSSASYGDDETNGVSSRLAGAVGGGDDQFDDEEADCKRWRSDGEATVMAVGNRTVREPRVVVQTMSDIDILDDGYRWRKYGQKVVKGNPNPRSYYKCTTPNCPVRKHVERASQDLRAVVTTYEGKHNHDVPAARGSAAAAARYRAATLQPAASYLQGAGGYSSLRPDGFGGLDDGGAPAGMSGFALSGFGNPSYSYASMQDQQQQPQQQQSEAMYYDASRTKDEPRDDMFFGHSVMF